The following are from one region of the Staphylococcus argenteus genome:
- a CDS encoding toll/interleukin-1 receptor domain-containing protein, whose translation MKYPIRQVAEILPEKYTRYILLKEFQRLFPYQWNIIVERQQTYKEKAQHLYKVKKIKNRYNTKSAEEYFFSIPQVKYILSAGRMKKHKENYIASEIKIKKAALEKSRKNKNWKIEERLIKAKRYTQKVDPEYLNIYMKAYHKKDITTEEKLEILTELKKFDTENIVRFFRKLNDAEQNKMIRNLAFKYLQDYGHYVKLRENFKGKKKVYQTERASLDTKKPEDLYNDLTNKNIQSQKVYDIFISHSTKDKKTVEDIIRVFNEQNKTCYCDWTMDQDYLKRKYVGEYTKQVLKARMEQSKMLVLLRTENSVQSDWVSFEIEYFENLKKPIYIVESLEELLEAFSD comes from the coding sequence TTGAAGTACCCTATACGACAAGTAGCAGAAATTTTGCCAGAGAAATATACGAGGTATATTTTACTAAAAGAATTTCAGCGATTATTTCCATACCAGTGGAATATAATTGTGGAAAGACAGCAAACTTACAAAGAAAAAGCGCAACACCTATATAAAGTTAAAAAAATCAAAAATAGATATAATACGAAAAGTGCAGAAGAATATTTTTTCTCGATTCCTCAAGTAAAATACATTCTTTCAGCAGGAAGAATGAAAAAACATAAAGAGAATTATATTGCTTCAGAGATAAAAATAAAAAAAGCAGCTTTAGAAAAGAGTAGGAAGAATAAGAATTGGAAAATTGAAGAACGTTTAATAAAAGCTAAGAGATATACTCAAAAAGTTGATCCAGAATACTTAAATATTTATATGAAAGCTTATCATAAGAAAGATATAACTACAGAAGAAAAACTAGAAATTCTAACGGAATTAAAAAAATTTGATACAGAAAATATAGTGCGTTTTTTTAGAAAATTAAATGATGCTGAACAAAATAAAATGATTAGAAATTTAGCCTTTAAATATTTACAAGATTACGGTCACTATGTGAAACTAAGGGAAAATTTTAAAGGAAAGAAGAAAGTATATCAAACTGAGAGAGCTTCTTTAGACACTAAAAAACCTGAAGATTTATATAATGATTTAACAAATAAGAATATTCAATCTCAAAAAGTCTATGATATTTTTATTTCTCATAGTACGAAAGATAAGAAGACAGTTGAAGATATTATAAGAGTTTTTAATGAACAAAATAAAACGTGTTATTGTGATTGGACTATGGATCAAGATTATTTAAAAAGGAAGTATGTTGGTGAATATACAAAACAAGTATTGAAGGCTCGTATGGAGCAAAGTAAAATGCTAGTTTTGTTGAGAACGGAGAATTCAGTTCAATCTGATTGGGTTAGTTTTGAAATAGAATACTTTGAAAATCTAAAAAAACCTATATATATAGTAGAGTCTCTTGAAGAATTATTAGAGGCTTTTTCAGATTAG
- a CDS encoding HAD family hydrolase: MDNVKAIFLDMDGTILHENNKATTYTKDVIKQLREKGFKVFLATGRSHSEIHQLVPQDFVVDGIISSNGTIGEVDGQIIFKHGLSLTQVKQIVNLAKQQHIYYEVFPFEGNRVALKEDETWMREMIHSQDPINGVSHSEWSSRQDALAGKIEWVSEFPKGEYSKIYLFSSNLEKITTFRDELKQNHVQLHISVSNSSRFNAETMAYQTDKGTGIKEMIEHFGIRQDETLVIGDSDNDRAMFEFGHHTVAMKNARPEIQALTSDVTTYTNEEDGAAKYLADHFLAE, encoded by the coding sequence ATGGATAACGTAAAAGCAATATTTTTAGACATGGATGGTACGATTTTACATGAGAATAATAAGGCGACAACTTATACCAAAGATGTTATTAAGCAGTTGCGAGAAAAAGGGTTCAAAGTATTTTTAGCAACTGGTCGTTCACATTCTGAAATACATCAACTAGTTCCTCAAGATTTTGTTGTTGATGGTATTATTAGTTCAAATGGTACTATTGGTGAAGTAGATGGGCAAATTATTTTTAAACATGGTTTATCTTTAACTCAGGTAAAACAAATAGTTAATTTAGCTAAGCAACAACATATTTATTATGAAGTATTCCCATTTGAAGGAAATAGAGTAGCTTTAAAAGAAGATGAAACATGGATGCGAGAGATGATTCATAGTCAAGATCCCATTAATGGTGTGAGTCATAGTGAATGGTCTTCTCGACAAGATGCACTTGCAGGTAAGATTGAGTGGGTAAGTGAGTTTCCGAAAGGTGAATATTCCAAAATTTATCTTTTCAGTTCGAATTTAGAAAAAATCACGACATTTAGAGATGAATTAAAGCAAAATCATGTGCAACTACATATCAGTGTTTCTAATTCATCGAGATTTAATGCAGAAACAATGGCTTATCAAACTGATAAGGGGACGGGTATTAAAGAAATGATTGAACACTTTGGCATTCGTCAAGATGAAACATTGGTTATTGGAGACAGTGATAACGATAGAGCAATGTTTGAATTTGGTCATCATACAGTTGCTATGAAAAATGCACGCCCTGAAATACAAGCATTAACTTCAGACGTAACGACATATACGAATGAAGAAGATGGCGCAGCTAAATATTTAGCAGATCATTTTTTAGCTGAATAA
- a CDS encoding ABC transporter ATP-binding protein — protein MLITLNHVGRLKQGKPILQDVSWQINEGDKWILYGLNGAGKTTLLNILNAYEPATSGTVNLFGKIPGKLGYSADDVRQQIGFVSHSLLEKFQEGETVIDVVMSGAFKSIGIYKNVDDDIISEAHQLLRLVEMSDKAQQFIGYLSTGEKQRVMIARALMGQPRILILDEPAAGLDFIARESLLNILDSLSDTYPTLAMIYVTHFIEEITANFSKILLLKDGQSIQQGAVEEILTSENMSHFFRKKVKVQRWKQRFSMMMFE, from the coding sequence ATGTTAATCACATTGAATCATGTTGGGCGTCTTAAACAAGGTAAGCCTATATTACAAGATGTTTCTTGGCAAATTAATGAAGGTGATAAATGGATTCTATATGGTTTAAATGGTGCTGGCAAGACAACACTACTAAATATTTTAAATGCATATGAACCTGCAACATCTGGAACTGTTAATCTATTCGGTAAAATACCAGGTAAATTAGGTTATTCTGCAGACGATGTACGTCAACAAATTGGATTTGTATCACATAGCTTATTGGAGAAATTTCAAGAGGGTGAAACGGTAATAGATGTTGTAATGAGTGGTGCTTTTAAATCTATAGGTATTTATAAAAACGTGGATGATGACATTATAAGTGAAGCACATCAATTGCTAAGATTAGTAGAAATGTCTGATAAAGCTCAACAATTTATAGGTTATTTATCTACTGGTGAAAAACAACGTGTAATGATTGCTAGAGCATTAATGGGGCAACCACGTATTTTAATTTTAGATGAGCCAGCAGCCGGATTAGATTTTATTGCTCGTGAGTCGCTGTTGAACATATTAGACTCACTGTCAGATACGTATCCAACACTAGCAATGATTTATGTAACGCACTTTATTGAAGAAATCACTGCCAACTTTTCCAAAATTTTACTGTTAAAAGATGGTCAGAGTATTCAACAAGGTGCTGTAGAAGAAATATTAACATCTGAAAACATGTCTCATTTCTTCCGAAAAAAAGTAAAAGTTCAACGATGGAAACAACGTTTTTCAATGATGATGTTCGAGTAA
- a CDS encoding TIR domain-containing protein, producing the protein MARKTFISYKYSEAKDLRDKIVESLGEDAKYYQGETSDSPDMSDRITEYIKEELKNKIYSTSVTIVVISPNMKESNWIDWEIEYSVKQMKRGDRTSSTNGVVGVVMKHNGDYSWLRNSVTNSDGHTAIHTDNSYLYDIIVKNRFNQEPIEYTCDECKNIDALTGSFISLVEEDEFLGNPTKYIENAYEKSKKATNYNICRRK; encoded by the coding sequence TTGGCGCGTAAAACATTTATTTCATATAAATACTCTGAAGCAAAAGATTTAAGAGATAAAATAGTGGAATCTCTAGGAGAAGATGCTAAATATTATCAAGGAGAGACAAGTGATTCTCCTGATATGTCCGATAGAATAACAGAGTATATTAAAGAAGAATTAAAAAATAAGATATATTCAACTTCAGTAACAATTGTAGTTATTTCACCTAATATGAAAGAAAGTAATTGGATTGATTGGGAAATAGAATACTCAGTTAAACAAATGAAAAGAGGAGATAGAACATCTAGTACTAATGGTGTTGTAGGGGTTGTTATGAAGCATAATGGTGATTATTCATGGTTAAGAAATTCTGTTACTAATTCAGATGGTCATACCGCTATTCATACTGACAATAGTTATTTATATGACATAATAGTGAAGAATAGATTTAATCAAGAACCTATAGAATATACGTGTGATGAATGTAAAAATATAGATGCATTAACAGGATCTTTTATTTCTTTAGTAGAAGAAGATGAATTTTTGGGTAATCCAACTAAATATATAGAAAATGCATATGAAAAAAGTAAAAAAGCAACGAATTATAATATCTGTAGAAGAAAATAA